In the Centroberyx gerrardi isolate f3 chromosome 9, fCenGer3.hap1.cur.20231027, whole genome shotgun sequence genome, one interval contains:
- the fip1l1a gene encoding pre-mRNA 3'-end-processing factor FIP1 codes for MPCPKEAHENGADTQAGQDDQDNDSDSDYDDDVFRVTIGDIKTEDSSQSTSSGRTPVNLNIKTEGKVHAVVGTKSKGVDASGSIKGIPVLDVDVESFEEKPWGKPGADISDYFNYGFNEETWKAYCEKQWRLRANFESMTLSSTKIMVQRGRTGHGEKDSWCGYPSSSNPYISAPSSSSSRRRHDGEEDSHHRHKHKRAKRSGEDKETSNELSADEENQS; via the exons ATGCCATGCCCTAAAGAGGCCCATGAGAATGGAGCGGACACTCAG GCTGGCCAAGATGACCAAGAcaatgacagtgacagtgattaTGATGACGATGTTTTTCGTGTAACCATCGGTGATATAAAGACTGAAGACTCATCTCAGTCCAC CAGCTCTGGGCGCACACCTGTGAATCTGAATATTAAAACTGAAGGGAAGGTGCATGCAGTCG TTGGTACTAAATCTAAGGGAGTGGATGCATCGGGCAGTATCAAAGGGATCCCAGTACTGGACGTGGATGTTGAGTCCTTTGAGGAAAAGCCATGGGGGAAACCTG GTGCCGACATCTCAGATTATTTTAACTATGGTTTTAATGAGGAAACCTGGAAAGCCTACTGTGAGAAACAGTGGAGGCTCCGTGCAAATTTTGAAAGCATGACCCTGTCCTCCACTAAAATCATG GTCCAGAGGGGGCGCACTGGCCATGGAGAAAAAGACTCCTGGTGTGGTTATCCCTCTTCAAGCAACCCATACATATCAGCACCCAG cagcagcagcagcaggaggaggcatGATGGTGAGGAGGACAGCCAccatagacacaaacacaagaggGCCAAGAGAAGTGGGGAGGACAAGGAGACCAGCAACGAGCTCTCCGCTGACGAAGAGAACCAATCATAA